A single region of the Vidua macroura isolate BioBank_ID:100142 chromosome 12, ASM2450914v1, whole genome shotgun sequence genome encodes:
- the SPPL2A gene encoding signal peptide peptidase-like 2A isoform X4, with protein MRAAGLLWVALWALLLPLVAADEGILHASGSGVPPVTKDYCIIYNSNWVSLPKTLDNATFRTLENLTSTVLCSSAEVPSGIMKDKAVVVMRGNCTFLEKARIAQSLGAKMLLIASKSRLSAISDNKTDFEDVTLPIALIRYNDIVDMQLVLGNEVNVTLYSPPLPEFDYSMVVIFLIAVFTVALGGYWSGVAELENLKAIASPGERETRWKKEENVTFTPVTVILFVVICCVMLVLLYFFYKWLVYVIISVFCLASAMSLYNCLAALIGEIPFGQCRITCSNKTIEVRLIFLAIFCIAAAVVWAVFRNEDRWAWILQDILGVAFCLNFIKTLKMPNFKSCVILLGLLLLYDVFFVFITPFITKNGASIMVEVAAGPFGNSEKLPVVIRVPRLEHSASTLCDLPFSLLGFGDIIVPGLLVAYCRRFDVQTRSSSIYYISCTIAYAVGMVLTFIVLALMKMGQPALLYLVPCTLITSSLVAWRRKEMKKFWKGSSYQMMEHLDYTGNEESTASATEQSGGQ; from the exons ATGAGGGCGGCCGGGCTGCTGTGGGTCGCGCTGTGGGCCCTGCTGCTCCCGCTG GTGGCTGCTGATGAGGGGATCCTGCACGCCTCTGGAAGTGGAGTGCCTCCAGTAACTAAGGATTACTGCATCATTTACAACTCTAATTGGGTATCTCTTCCAAAAACCTTGGACAATGCT ACTTTCAGGACTCTGGAAAACCTGACTTCTACAGTCCTCTGCAGTTCAGCTGAAGTTCCTTCTGGCATAATGAAAGACAAAGCAGTTGTAGTGATGAGAGGAAACTGCACTTTCTTGGAGAAAGCAAGAATTGCACAAAGTTTGGGTGCTAAAATGCTTTTGATTGCCAGTAAATCTAGGCTG TCTGCTATTTCAGACAACAAGACTGATTTTGAAGATGTGACTCTTCCAATTGCTCTTATAAGATATAATGACATAGTAGATATGCAGCTG GTGCTTGGAAATGAAGTCAATGTGACTCTGTATTCACCACCTTTGCCAGAGTTTGACTACAGTATGGTTGTCATCTTCCTAATTGCTGTGTTTACAGTGGCACTGGGAGGCTACTGGAGTGGAGTAGCAGAACT TGAGAATCTGAAAGCAATAGCAAGTCCTGGGGAGAGAGAAACCCgatggaaaaaggaagaaaatgttactttcaCCCCTGTAACAGTTATCTTGTTTGTTGTCATCTGTTGCGTCATGCTGGTCTTACTTTATTTCTTCTACAAATGGTTAG TTTATGTTATAATATCAGTCTTCTGCCTGGCATCAGCGATGAGTCTGTACAACTGTCTTGCAGCATTAATAGGAGAAATCCCATTTGGGCAGTGCAG gatTACATGTTCCAACAAAACCATTGAAGTGAGGCTTATTTTTCTTGCTATATTCTGCATAGCAGCAGCTGTTGTCTGGGCAGTATTTCGAAATGAAGATAG gtgGGCTTGGATTTTGCAAGATATTTTGGGAGTTGCTTTCTGCCTAAACTTcattaaaacactgaaaatgccCAACTTTAAG tcctgTGTAATACTTCTAGGCCTCCTCCTTCTATATGATGTGTTTTTTGTCTTCATAACACCATTTATCACAAAG AATGGGGCAAGTATAATGGTTGAAGTTGCAGCTGGTCCCTTTGGAAACAGTGAAAAG TTACCCGTGGTTATTAGAGTGCCTAGACTTGAACATTCTGCATCAACACTCTGTGACTTGCCCTTTTCATTGTTGGGTTTTGGAGACATTATTGTCCCAG ggCTTCTGGTTGCCTATTGTCGAAGATTTGATGTTCAAACAAGATCATCTTCTATATACTACATTTCCTGCACAATAG CTTATGCCGTTGGCATGGTGCTGACCTTCATCGTTTTGGCACTGATGAAGATGGGGCAGCCTGCCCTTCTCTATCTTGTACCATGTACACTCATCACAAGCTCCCTCGTCGCCTGGAGGCGCAAAGAGATGAAGAAGTTTTGGAAAGGAAGCAGTTACCAG atGATGGAACACCTGGATTACACAGGAAATGAAGAAAGCACAGCATCAGCCACTGAACAGTCTGGAGGACAATAA
- the SPPL2A gene encoding signal peptide peptidase-like 2A isoform X3, with protein MRAAGLLWVALWALLLPLVAADEGILHASGSGVPPVTKDYCIIYNSNWVSLPKTLDNATFRTLENLTSTVLCSSAEVPSGIMKDKAVVVMRGNCTFLEKARIAQSLGAKMLLIASKSRLSAISDNKTDFEDVTLPIALIRYNDIVDMQLVLGNEVNVTLYSPPLPEFDYSMVVIFLIAVFTVALGGYWSGVAELENLKAIASPGERETRWKKEENVTFTPVTVILFVVICCVMLVLLYFFYKWLVYVIISVFCLASAMSLYNCLAALIGEIPFGQCRITCSNKTIEVRLIFLAIFCIAAAVVWAVFRNEDRWAWILQDILGVAFCLNFIKTLKMPNFKSCVILLGLLLLYDVFFVFITPFITKNGASIMVEVAAGPFGNSEKSDGNLVEVPTERSAPHEKLPVVIRVPRLEHSASTLCDLPFSLLGFGDIIVPGLLVAYCRRFDVQTRSSSIYYISCTIAYAVGMVLTFIVLALMKMGQPALLYLVPCTLITSSLVAWRRKEMKKFWKGSSYQVSDSSRTPLLQDDGTPGLHRK; from the exons ATGAGGGCGGCCGGGCTGCTGTGGGTCGCGCTGTGGGCCCTGCTGCTCCCGCTG GTGGCTGCTGATGAGGGGATCCTGCACGCCTCTGGAAGTGGAGTGCCTCCAGTAACTAAGGATTACTGCATCATTTACAACTCTAATTGGGTATCTCTTCCAAAAACCTTGGACAATGCT ACTTTCAGGACTCTGGAAAACCTGACTTCTACAGTCCTCTGCAGTTCAGCTGAAGTTCCTTCTGGCATAATGAAAGACAAAGCAGTTGTAGTGATGAGAGGAAACTGCACTTTCTTGGAGAAAGCAAGAATTGCACAAAGTTTGGGTGCTAAAATGCTTTTGATTGCCAGTAAATCTAGGCTG TCTGCTATTTCAGACAACAAGACTGATTTTGAAGATGTGACTCTTCCAATTGCTCTTATAAGATATAATGACATAGTAGATATGCAGCTG GTGCTTGGAAATGAAGTCAATGTGACTCTGTATTCACCACCTTTGCCAGAGTTTGACTACAGTATGGTTGTCATCTTCCTAATTGCTGTGTTTACAGTGGCACTGGGAGGCTACTGGAGTGGAGTAGCAGAACT TGAGAATCTGAAAGCAATAGCAAGTCCTGGGGAGAGAGAAACCCgatggaaaaaggaagaaaatgttactttcaCCCCTGTAACAGTTATCTTGTTTGTTGTCATCTGTTGCGTCATGCTGGTCTTACTTTATTTCTTCTACAAATGGTTAG TTTATGTTATAATATCAGTCTTCTGCCTGGCATCAGCGATGAGTCTGTACAACTGTCTTGCAGCATTAATAGGAGAAATCCCATTTGGGCAGTGCAG gatTACATGTTCCAACAAAACCATTGAAGTGAGGCTTATTTTTCTTGCTATATTCTGCATAGCAGCAGCTGTTGTCTGGGCAGTATTTCGAAATGAAGATAG gtgGGCTTGGATTTTGCAAGATATTTTGGGAGTTGCTTTCTGCCTAAACTTcattaaaacactgaaaatgccCAACTTTAAG tcctgTGTAATACTTCTAGGCCTCCTCCTTCTATATGATGTGTTTTTTGTCTTCATAACACCATTTATCACAAAG AATGGGGCAAGTATAATGGTTGAAGTTGCAGCTGGTCCCTTTGGAAACAGTGAAAAG AGTGATGGAAACTTGGTGGAAGTCCCTACTGAACGCTCAGCTCCCCATGAGAAA TTACCCGTGGTTATTAGAGTGCCTAGACTTGAACATTCTGCATCAACACTCTGTGACTTGCCCTTTTCATTGTTGGGTTTTGGAGACATTATTGTCCCAG ggCTTCTGGTTGCCTATTGTCGAAGATTTGATGTTCAAACAAGATCATCTTCTATATACTACATTTCCTGCACAATAG CTTATGCCGTTGGCATGGTGCTGACCTTCATCGTTTTGGCACTGATGAAGATGGGGCAGCCTGCCCTTCTCTATCTTGTACCATGTACACTCATCACAAGCTCCCTCGTCGCCTGGAGGCGCAAAGAGATGAAGAAGTTTTGGAAAGGAAGCAGTTACCAG GTATCGGACTCCTCCAGGACGCCTTTGCTACAAG atGATGGAACACCTGGATTACACAGGAAATGA
- the SPPL2A gene encoding signal peptide peptidase-like 2A isoform X1 → MRAAGLLWVALWALLLPLVAADEGILHASGSGVPPVTKDYCIIYNSNWVSLPKTLDNATFRTLENLTSTVLCSSAEVPSGIMKDKAVVVMRGNCTFLEKARIAQSLGAKMLLIASKSRLSAISDNKTDFEDVTLPIALIRYNDIVDMQLVLGNEVNVTLYSPPLPEFDYSMVVIFLIAVFTVALGGYWSGVAELENLKAIASPGERETRWKKEENVTFTPVTVILFVVICCVMLVLLYFFYKWLVYVIISVFCLASAMSLYNCLAALIGEIPFGQCRITCSNKTIEVRLIFLAIFCIAAAVVWAVFRNEDRWAWILQDILGVAFCLNFIKTLKMPNFKSCVILLGLLLLYDVFFVFITPFITKNGASIMVEVAAGPFGNSEKSDGNLVEVPTERSAPHEKLPVVIRVPRLEHSASTLCDLPFSLLGFGDIIVPGLLVAYCRRFDVQTRSSSIYYISCTIAYAVGMVLTFIVLALMKMGQPALLYLVPCTLITSSLVAWRRKEMKKFWKGSSYQMMEHLDYTGNEESTASATEQSGGQ, encoded by the exons ATGAGGGCGGCCGGGCTGCTGTGGGTCGCGCTGTGGGCCCTGCTGCTCCCGCTG GTGGCTGCTGATGAGGGGATCCTGCACGCCTCTGGAAGTGGAGTGCCTCCAGTAACTAAGGATTACTGCATCATTTACAACTCTAATTGGGTATCTCTTCCAAAAACCTTGGACAATGCT ACTTTCAGGACTCTGGAAAACCTGACTTCTACAGTCCTCTGCAGTTCAGCTGAAGTTCCTTCTGGCATAATGAAAGACAAAGCAGTTGTAGTGATGAGAGGAAACTGCACTTTCTTGGAGAAAGCAAGAATTGCACAAAGTTTGGGTGCTAAAATGCTTTTGATTGCCAGTAAATCTAGGCTG TCTGCTATTTCAGACAACAAGACTGATTTTGAAGATGTGACTCTTCCAATTGCTCTTATAAGATATAATGACATAGTAGATATGCAGCTG GTGCTTGGAAATGAAGTCAATGTGACTCTGTATTCACCACCTTTGCCAGAGTTTGACTACAGTATGGTTGTCATCTTCCTAATTGCTGTGTTTACAGTGGCACTGGGAGGCTACTGGAGTGGAGTAGCAGAACT TGAGAATCTGAAAGCAATAGCAAGTCCTGGGGAGAGAGAAACCCgatggaaaaaggaagaaaatgttactttcaCCCCTGTAACAGTTATCTTGTTTGTTGTCATCTGTTGCGTCATGCTGGTCTTACTTTATTTCTTCTACAAATGGTTAG TTTATGTTATAATATCAGTCTTCTGCCTGGCATCAGCGATGAGTCTGTACAACTGTCTTGCAGCATTAATAGGAGAAATCCCATTTGGGCAGTGCAG gatTACATGTTCCAACAAAACCATTGAAGTGAGGCTTATTTTTCTTGCTATATTCTGCATAGCAGCAGCTGTTGTCTGGGCAGTATTTCGAAATGAAGATAG gtgGGCTTGGATTTTGCAAGATATTTTGGGAGTTGCTTTCTGCCTAAACTTcattaaaacactgaaaatgccCAACTTTAAG tcctgTGTAATACTTCTAGGCCTCCTCCTTCTATATGATGTGTTTTTTGTCTTCATAACACCATTTATCACAAAG AATGGGGCAAGTATAATGGTTGAAGTTGCAGCTGGTCCCTTTGGAAACAGTGAAAAG AGTGATGGAAACTTGGTGGAAGTCCCTACTGAACGCTCAGCTCCCCATGAGAAA TTACCCGTGGTTATTAGAGTGCCTAGACTTGAACATTCTGCATCAACACTCTGTGACTTGCCCTTTTCATTGTTGGGTTTTGGAGACATTATTGTCCCAG ggCTTCTGGTTGCCTATTGTCGAAGATTTGATGTTCAAACAAGATCATCTTCTATATACTACATTTCCTGCACAATAG CTTATGCCGTTGGCATGGTGCTGACCTTCATCGTTTTGGCACTGATGAAGATGGGGCAGCCTGCCCTTCTCTATCTTGTACCATGTACACTCATCACAAGCTCCCTCGTCGCCTGGAGGCGCAAAGAGATGAAGAAGTTTTGGAAAGGAAGCAGTTACCAG atGATGGAACACCTGGATTACACAGGAAATGAAGAAAGCACAGCATCAGCCACTGAACAGTCTGGAGGACAATAA
- the SPPL2A gene encoding signal peptide peptidase-like 2A isoform X2, which yields MRAAGLLWVALWALLLPLVAADEGILHASGSGVPPVTKDYCIIYNSNWVSLPKTLDNATFRTLENLTSTVLCSSAEVPSGIMKDKAVVVMRGNCTFLEKARIAQSLGAKMLLIASKSRLSAISDNKTDFEDVTLPIALIRYNDIVDMQLVLGNEVNVTLYSPPLPEFDYSMVVIFLIAVFTVALGGYWSGVAELENLKAIASPGERETRWKKEENVTFTPVTVILFVVICCVMLVLLYFFYKWLVYVIISVFCLASAMSLYNCLAALIGEIPFGQCRITCSNKTIEVRLIFLAIFCIAAAVVWAVFRNEDRWAWILQDILGVAFCLNFIKTLKMPNFKSCVILLGLLLLYDVFFVFITPFITKNGASIMVEVAAGPFGNSEKSDGNLVEVPTERSAPHEKLPVVIRVPRLEHSASTLCDLPFSLLGFGDIIVPGLLVAYCRRFDVQTRSSSIYYISCTIAYAVGMVLTFIVLALMKMGQPALLYLVPCTLITSSLVAWRRKEMKKFWKGSSYQVSDSSRTPLLQACRCGWTVKQLV from the exons ATGAGGGCGGCCGGGCTGCTGTGGGTCGCGCTGTGGGCCCTGCTGCTCCCGCTG GTGGCTGCTGATGAGGGGATCCTGCACGCCTCTGGAAGTGGAGTGCCTCCAGTAACTAAGGATTACTGCATCATTTACAACTCTAATTGGGTATCTCTTCCAAAAACCTTGGACAATGCT ACTTTCAGGACTCTGGAAAACCTGACTTCTACAGTCCTCTGCAGTTCAGCTGAAGTTCCTTCTGGCATAATGAAAGACAAAGCAGTTGTAGTGATGAGAGGAAACTGCACTTTCTTGGAGAAAGCAAGAATTGCACAAAGTTTGGGTGCTAAAATGCTTTTGATTGCCAGTAAATCTAGGCTG TCTGCTATTTCAGACAACAAGACTGATTTTGAAGATGTGACTCTTCCAATTGCTCTTATAAGATATAATGACATAGTAGATATGCAGCTG GTGCTTGGAAATGAAGTCAATGTGACTCTGTATTCACCACCTTTGCCAGAGTTTGACTACAGTATGGTTGTCATCTTCCTAATTGCTGTGTTTACAGTGGCACTGGGAGGCTACTGGAGTGGAGTAGCAGAACT TGAGAATCTGAAAGCAATAGCAAGTCCTGGGGAGAGAGAAACCCgatggaaaaaggaagaaaatgttactttcaCCCCTGTAACAGTTATCTTGTTTGTTGTCATCTGTTGCGTCATGCTGGTCTTACTTTATTTCTTCTACAAATGGTTAG TTTATGTTATAATATCAGTCTTCTGCCTGGCATCAGCGATGAGTCTGTACAACTGTCTTGCAGCATTAATAGGAGAAATCCCATTTGGGCAGTGCAG gatTACATGTTCCAACAAAACCATTGAAGTGAGGCTTATTTTTCTTGCTATATTCTGCATAGCAGCAGCTGTTGTCTGGGCAGTATTTCGAAATGAAGATAG gtgGGCTTGGATTTTGCAAGATATTTTGGGAGTTGCTTTCTGCCTAAACTTcattaaaacactgaaaatgccCAACTTTAAG tcctgTGTAATACTTCTAGGCCTCCTCCTTCTATATGATGTGTTTTTTGTCTTCATAACACCATTTATCACAAAG AATGGGGCAAGTATAATGGTTGAAGTTGCAGCTGGTCCCTTTGGAAACAGTGAAAAG AGTGATGGAAACTTGGTGGAAGTCCCTACTGAACGCTCAGCTCCCCATGAGAAA TTACCCGTGGTTATTAGAGTGCCTAGACTTGAACATTCTGCATCAACACTCTGTGACTTGCCCTTTTCATTGTTGGGTTTTGGAGACATTATTGTCCCAG ggCTTCTGGTTGCCTATTGTCGAAGATTTGATGTTCAAACAAGATCATCTTCTATATACTACATTTCCTGCACAATAG CTTATGCCGTTGGCATGGTGCTGACCTTCATCGTTTTGGCACTGATGAAGATGGGGCAGCCTGCCCTTCTCTATCTTGTACCATGTACACTCATCACAAGCTCCCTCGTCGCCTGGAGGCGCAAAGAGATGAAGAAGTTTTGGAAAGGAAGCAGTTACCAG GTATCGGACTCCTCCAGGACGCCTTTGCTACAAG CATGCCGGTGTGGCTGGACTGTGAAACAGCTTGTTTAA
- the SPPL2A gene encoding signal peptide peptidase-like 2A isoform X5 → MRAAGLLWVALWALLLPLVAADEGILHASGSGVPPVTKDYCIIYNSNWVSLPKTLDNATFRTLENLTSTVLCSSAEVPSGIMKDKAVVVMRGNCTFLEKARIAQSLGAKMLLIASKSRLSAISDNKTDFEDVTLPIALIRYNDIVDMQLVLGNEVNVTLYSPPLPEFDYSMVVIFLIAVFTVALGGYWSGVAELENLKAIASPGERETRWKKEENVTFTPVTVILFVVICCVMLVLLYFFYKWLVYVIISVFCLASAMSLYNCLAALIGEIPFGQCRITCSNKTIEVRLIFLAIFCIAAAVVWAVFRNEDRWAWILQDILGVAFCLNFIKTLKMPNFKSCVILLGLLLLYDVFFVFITPFITKNGASIMVEVAAGPFGNSEKLPVVIRVPRLEHSASTLCDLPFSLLGFGDIIVPGLLVAYCRRFDVQTRSSSIYYISCTIAYAVGMVLTFIVLALMKMGQPALLYLVPCTLITSSLVAWRRKEMKKFWKGSSYQVSDSSRTPLLQACRCGWTVKQLV, encoded by the exons ATGAGGGCGGCCGGGCTGCTGTGGGTCGCGCTGTGGGCCCTGCTGCTCCCGCTG GTGGCTGCTGATGAGGGGATCCTGCACGCCTCTGGAAGTGGAGTGCCTCCAGTAACTAAGGATTACTGCATCATTTACAACTCTAATTGGGTATCTCTTCCAAAAACCTTGGACAATGCT ACTTTCAGGACTCTGGAAAACCTGACTTCTACAGTCCTCTGCAGTTCAGCTGAAGTTCCTTCTGGCATAATGAAAGACAAAGCAGTTGTAGTGATGAGAGGAAACTGCACTTTCTTGGAGAAAGCAAGAATTGCACAAAGTTTGGGTGCTAAAATGCTTTTGATTGCCAGTAAATCTAGGCTG TCTGCTATTTCAGACAACAAGACTGATTTTGAAGATGTGACTCTTCCAATTGCTCTTATAAGATATAATGACATAGTAGATATGCAGCTG GTGCTTGGAAATGAAGTCAATGTGACTCTGTATTCACCACCTTTGCCAGAGTTTGACTACAGTATGGTTGTCATCTTCCTAATTGCTGTGTTTACAGTGGCACTGGGAGGCTACTGGAGTGGAGTAGCAGAACT TGAGAATCTGAAAGCAATAGCAAGTCCTGGGGAGAGAGAAACCCgatggaaaaaggaagaaaatgttactttcaCCCCTGTAACAGTTATCTTGTTTGTTGTCATCTGTTGCGTCATGCTGGTCTTACTTTATTTCTTCTACAAATGGTTAG TTTATGTTATAATATCAGTCTTCTGCCTGGCATCAGCGATGAGTCTGTACAACTGTCTTGCAGCATTAATAGGAGAAATCCCATTTGGGCAGTGCAG gatTACATGTTCCAACAAAACCATTGAAGTGAGGCTTATTTTTCTTGCTATATTCTGCATAGCAGCAGCTGTTGTCTGGGCAGTATTTCGAAATGAAGATAG gtgGGCTTGGATTTTGCAAGATATTTTGGGAGTTGCTTTCTGCCTAAACTTcattaaaacactgaaaatgccCAACTTTAAG tcctgTGTAATACTTCTAGGCCTCCTCCTTCTATATGATGTGTTTTTTGTCTTCATAACACCATTTATCACAAAG AATGGGGCAAGTATAATGGTTGAAGTTGCAGCTGGTCCCTTTGGAAACAGTGAAAAG TTACCCGTGGTTATTAGAGTGCCTAGACTTGAACATTCTGCATCAACACTCTGTGACTTGCCCTTTTCATTGTTGGGTTTTGGAGACATTATTGTCCCAG ggCTTCTGGTTGCCTATTGTCGAAGATTTGATGTTCAAACAAGATCATCTTCTATATACTACATTTCCTGCACAATAG CTTATGCCGTTGGCATGGTGCTGACCTTCATCGTTTTGGCACTGATGAAGATGGGGCAGCCTGCCCTTCTCTATCTTGTACCATGTACACTCATCACAAGCTCCCTCGTCGCCTGGAGGCGCAAAGAGATGAAGAAGTTTTGGAAAGGAAGCAGTTACCAG GTATCGGACTCCTCCAGGACGCCTTTGCTACAAG CATGCCGGTGTGGCTGGACTGTGAAACAGCTTGTTTAA